Proteins encoded together in one Labrus mixtus chromosome 18, fLabMix1.1, whole genome shotgun sequence window:
- the syt14a gene encoding synaptotagmin-14 isoform X3 has protein sequence MAIDGGERNCGVHELICVRKVSPEVLGFLTTIGLFIMLMTLVFWYLNNKLALENSGRLQCLDEFRKKAEQQTNCIQRMRQTPPLDELQPPPYQDENGSPRMSCTLSDLGDAKCYLSYTSGSPHLSFGKCPSEGSECHETESYLNKGYEEDVPSDSTAVLSPEDLSASGSAAQLPKAYDLDPLAKYGTLDVVFDYECEEQQLAVTIMAVSDLPSLKHTGNISWKVHLVLLPTKKQRAWTGIQRGPCPIFTETFRFSHVESEMISNYAIRFRLYSLQRMKKEKVLGEKVFYLTKLNLQGRMSVPVILDPCCALLGGESQVSLSDMTCSESASSFQSVSQISTPEILVGLLYNATTGRLSVEVIKGIHFKNLAANKPPNGLFCCLKHLIGGQVYIIRDTFVKLTLLNSMGHEMSKCKTSICRGQPNPTYKETFIFQVALFQLSDVTLIFSVYNKRSMKRKEMIGWISLGLNSSGEEELAHWTQMKESKGQQVCRWHSLLKS, from the exons TGTCTCCAGAGGTGCTTGGGTTTCTGACTACAATCGGACTCTTCATCATGCTCATGACTCTCGTCTTCTGGTACCTCAACAACAAGTTGGCCCTGGAGAACTCAGGAAGACTTCAGTGCCTTGATGAATTCAGGAaaaaagcagagcagcaga CCAACTGCATTCAGAGGATGAGACAAACCCCCCCGTTGGATGAGCTTCAGCCACCTCCTTATCAGGATGAGAATGGCTCTCCGAGGATGTCCTGTACGCTGTCGGACCTGGGAGACGCTAAGTGTTATCTATCCTACACCAGCGGAAGTCCCCACTTGTCCTTTGGCAAATGCCCAAGTGAAGGCAGCGAATGCCATGAGACTGAGAGTTACCTCAACAAGGGCTATGAGGAGGATGTACCAAGTGACAGTACAGCTGTCCTCAGCCCAGAG GACTTGTCAGCCAGTGGATCAGCCGCTCAGCTACCCAAAGCTTATGATCTAGATCCACTTGCAAAATATGGCACTCTGGATGTTGTGTTTGATTATGAATGTGAGGAGCAGCAGCTAGCAGTCACAATCATGGCAGTATCAGACCTTCCTTCCCTTAAACACACTGGAAACATCTCTTGGAAGGTCCATCTAGTGCTGCTGCCCACCAAGAAGCAGAGGGCATGGACAGGAATCCAGAGAGGCCCGTGTCCAATCTTCACAGAGACCTTCAGATTTAGCCATGTGGAGTCAGAGATGATTAGCAATTATGCCATCCGATTCCGTCTTTATAGTTTGCAGCGGATGAAAAAAGAGAAGGTGCTTGGGGAAAAGGTCTTTTACCTCACCAAGCTCAACCTTCAGGGCAGAATGTCCGTGCCCGTCATATTGGACCCATGCTGTGCTCTTCTG GGTGGTGAATCGCAGGTCAGCCTTTCAGATATGACGTGCAGCGAAAGCGCCTCATCATTCCAGTCAGTTAGTCAGATTTCCACACCAGAGATCCTTGTTGGCCTGCTGTATAATGCCACAACAGGACGTCTCTCTGTTGAGGTCATCAAAGGTATCCATTTCAAAAATCTGGCTGCCAACAAGCCACCCA ATGGGCTTTTCTGTTGTCTAAAACACTTGATAGGTGGACAGGTTTATATTATCAGAG ATACGTTTGTTAAACTGACCCTGCTGAACTCCATGGGCCACGAGATGTCCAAGTGTAAGACCTCCATCTGTCGGGGTCAGCCCAACCCGACTTACAAAGAGACATTCATCTTCCAGGTGGCTCTTTTCCAGCTTTCCGATGTCACACTCATCTTTTCTGTCTACAACAAGCGCAGCATGAAGCGCAAGGAAATGATTGGCTGGATTTCGCTTGGACTCAACAGCTCCGGAGAGGAGGAGCTAGCCCACTGGACTCAGATGAAGGAATCTAAAGGACAGCAGGTTTGTCGCTGGCACAGCTTGTTGAAGTCCTAG
- the syt14a gene encoding synaptotagmin-14 isoform X2 — protein sequence MAIDGGERNCGVHELICVRKVSPEVLGFLTTIGLFIMLMTLVFWYLNNKLALENSGRLQCLDEFRKKAEQQSKANDADLQGSSSDSEDELMAQYQEAISRSQGHRGGARPAANEKHTDGFSWHCRHKYSPVTADYDGYSSEASADNANCIQRMRQTPPLDELQPPPYQDENGSPRMSCTLSDLGDAKCYLSYTSGSPHLSFGKCPSEGSECHETESYLNKGYEEDVPSDSTAVLSPEDLSASGSAAQLPKAYDLDPLAKYGTLDVVFDYECEEQQLAVTIMAVSDLPSLKHTGNISWKVHLVLLPTKKQRAWTGIQRGPCPIFTETFRFSHVESEMISNYAIRFRLYSLQRMKKEKVLGEKVFYLTKLNLQGRMSVPVILDPCCALLGGESQVSLSDMTCSESASSFQSVSQISTPEILVGLLYNATTGRLSVEVIKGIHFKNLAANKPPNTFVKLTLLNSMGHEMSKCKTSICRGQPNPTYKETFIFQVALFQLSDVTLIFSVYNKRSMKRKEMIGWISLGLNSSGEEELAHWTQMKESKGQQVCRWHSLLKS from the exons TGTCTCCAGAGGTGCTTGGGTTTCTGACTACAATCGGACTCTTCATCATGCTCATGACTCTCGTCTTCTGGTACCTCAACAACAAGTTGGCCCTGGAGAACTCAGGAAGACTTCAGTGCCTTGATGAATTCAGGAaaaaagcagagcagcaga GCAAGGCCAACGATGCTGATCTTCAGGGCTCATCTTCGGATAGTGAGGATGAACTAATGGCTCAGTATCAAGAAGCTATAAGCCGTTCTCAAGGCCACAGAGGAGGAGCCAGGCCAGCTGCTAATGAGAAACATACAGATGGTTTCAGCTGGCATTGTCGGCACAAGTACAGCCCTGTTACTGCTGATTATGATGGCTACAGCAGCGAAGCCTCAGCAGACAATG CCAACTGCATTCAGAGGATGAGACAAACCCCCCCGTTGGATGAGCTTCAGCCACCTCCTTATCAGGATGAGAATGGCTCTCCGAGGATGTCCTGTACGCTGTCGGACCTGGGAGACGCTAAGTGTTATCTATCCTACACCAGCGGAAGTCCCCACTTGTCCTTTGGCAAATGCCCAAGTGAAGGCAGCGAATGCCATGAGACTGAGAGTTACCTCAACAAGGGCTATGAGGAGGATGTACCAAGTGACAGTACAGCTGTCCTCAGCCCAGAG GACTTGTCAGCCAGTGGATCAGCCGCTCAGCTACCCAAAGCTTATGATCTAGATCCACTTGCAAAATATGGCACTCTGGATGTTGTGTTTGATTATGAATGTGAGGAGCAGCAGCTAGCAGTCACAATCATGGCAGTATCAGACCTTCCTTCCCTTAAACACACTGGAAACATCTCTTGGAAGGTCCATCTAGTGCTGCTGCCCACCAAGAAGCAGAGGGCATGGACAGGAATCCAGAGAGGCCCGTGTCCAATCTTCACAGAGACCTTCAGATTTAGCCATGTGGAGTCAGAGATGATTAGCAATTATGCCATCCGATTCCGTCTTTATAGTTTGCAGCGGATGAAAAAAGAGAAGGTGCTTGGGGAAAAGGTCTTTTACCTCACCAAGCTCAACCTTCAGGGCAGAATGTCCGTGCCCGTCATATTGGACCCATGCTGTGCTCTTCTG GGTGGTGAATCGCAGGTCAGCCTTTCAGATATGACGTGCAGCGAAAGCGCCTCATCATTCCAGTCAGTTAGTCAGATTTCCACACCAGAGATCCTTGTTGGCCTGCTGTATAATGCCACAACAGGACGTCTCTCTGTTGAGGTCATCAAAGGTATCCATTTCAAAAATCTGGCTGCCAACAAGCCACCCA ATACGTTTGTTAAACTGACCCTGCTGAACTCCATGGGCCACGAGATGTCCAAGTGTAAGACCTCCATCTGTCGGGGTCAGCCCAACCCGACTTACAAAGAGACATTCATCTTCCAGGTGGCTCTTTTCCAGCTTTCCGATGTCACACTCATCTTTTCTGTCTACAACAAGCGCAGCATGAAGCGCAAGGAAATGATTGGCTGGATTTCGCTTGGACTCAACAGCTCCGGAGAGGAGGAGCTAGCCCACTGGACTCAGATGAAGGAATCTAAAGGACAGCAGGTTTGTCGCTGGCACAGCTTGTTGAAGTCCTAG
- the syt14a gene encoding synaptotagmin-14 isoform X1, whose protein sequence is MAIDGGERNCGVHELICVRKVSPEVLGFLTTIGLFIMLMTLVFWYLNNKLALENSGRLQCLDEFRKKAEQQSKANDADLQGSSSDSEDELMAQYQEAISRSQGHRGGARPAANEKHTDGFSWHCRHKYSPVTADYDGYSSEASADNANCIQRMRQTPPLDELQPPPYQDENGSPRMSCTLSDLGDAKCYLSYTSGSPHLSFGKCPSEGSECHETESYLNKGYEEDVPSDSTAVLSPEDLSASGSAAQLPKAYDLDPLAKYGTLDVVFDYECEEQQLAVTIMAVSDLPSLKHTGNISWKVHLVLLPTKKQRAWTGIQRGPCPIFTETFRFSHVESEMISNYAIRFRLYSLQRMKKEKVLGEKVFYLTKLNLQGRMSVPVILDPCCALLGGESQVSLSDMTCSESASSFQSVSQISTPEILVGLLYNATTGRLSVEVIKGIHFKNLAANKPPNGLFCCLKHLIGGQVYIIRDTFVKLTLLNSMGHEMSKCKTSICRGQPNPTYKETFIFQVALFQLSDVTLIFSVYNKRSMKRKEMIGWISLGLNSSGEEELAHWTQMKESKGQQVCRWHSLLKS, encoded by the exons TGTCTCCAGAGGTGCTTGGGTTTCTGACTACAATCGGACTCTTCATCATGCTCATGACTCTCGTCTTCTGGTACCTCAACAACAAGTTGGCCCTGGAGAACTCAGGAAGACTTCAGTGCCTTGATGAATTCAGGAaaaaagcagagcagcaga GCAAGGCCAACGATGCTGATCTTCAGGGCTCATCTTCGGATAGTGAGGATGAACTAATGGCTCAGTATCAAGAAGCTATAAGCCGTTCTCAAGGCCACAGAGGAGGAGCCAGGCCAGCTGCTAATGAGAAACATACAGATGGTTTCAGCTGGCATTGTCGGCACAAGTACAGCCCTGTTACTGCTGATTATGATGGCTACAGCAGCGAAGCCTCAGCAGACAATG CCAACTGCATTCAGAGGATGAGACAAACCCCCCCGTTGGATGAGCTTCAGCCACCTCCTTATCAGGATGAGAATGGCTCTCCGAGGATGTCCTGTACGCTGTCGGACCTGGGAGACGCTAAGTGTTATCTATCCTACACCAGCGGAAGTCCCCACTTGTCCTTTGGCAAATGCCCAAGTGAAGGCAGCGAATGCCATGAGACTGAGAGTTACCTCAACAAGGGCTATGAGGAGGATGTACCAAGTGACAGTACAGCTGTCCTCAGCCCAGAG GACTTGTCAGCCAGTGGATCAGCCGCTCAGCTACCCAAAGCTTATGATCTAGATCCACTTGCAAAATATGGCACTCTGGATGTTGTGTTTGATTATGAATGTGAGGAGCAGCAGCTAGCAGTCACAATCATGGCAGTATCAGACCTTCCTTCCCTTAAACACACTGGAAACATCTCTTGGAAGGTCCATCTAGTGCTGCTGCCCACCAAGAAGCAGAGGGCATGGACAGGAATCCAGAGAGGCCCGTGTCCAATCTTCACAGAGACCTTCAGATTTAGCCATGTGGAGTCAGAGATGATTAGCAATTATGCCATCCGATTCCGTCTTTATAGTTTGCAGCGGATGAAAAAAGAGAAGGTGCTTGGGGAAAAGGTCTTTTACCTCACCAAGCTCAACCTTCAGGGCAGAATGTCCGTGCCCGTCATATTGGACCCATGCTGTGCTCTTCTG GGTGGTGAATCGCAGGTCAGCCTTTCAGATATGACGTGCAGCGAAAGCGCCTCATCATTCCAGTCAGTTAGTCAGATTTCCACACCAGAGATCCTTGTTGGCCTGCTGTATAATGCCACAACAGGACGTCTCTCTGTTGAGGTCATCAAAGGTATCCATTTCAAAAATCTGGCTGCCAACAAGCCACCCA ATGGGCTTTTCTGTTGTCTAAAACACTTGATAGGTGGACAGGTTTATATTATCAGAG ATACGTTTGTTAAACTGACCCTGCTGAACTCCATGGGCCACGAGATGTCCAAGTGTAAGACCTCCATCTGTCGGGGTCAGCCCAACCCGACTTACAAAGAGACATTCATCTTCCAGGTGGCTCTTTTCCAGCTTTCCGATGTCACACTCATCTTTTCTGTCTACAACAAGCGCAGCATGAAGCGCAAGGAAATGATTGGCTGGATTTCGCTTGGACTCAACAGCTCCGGAGAGGAGGAGCTAGCCCACTGGACTCAGATGAAGGAATCTAAAGGACAGCAGGTTTGTCGCTGGCACAGCTTGTTGAAGTCCTAG
- the gnmt gene encoding glycine N-methyltransferase — protein MSVDSVFRTRSLGVAAEGLPDQYADGKAAKVWELYIGDTQSRTQEYKSWVVSLLKEHGVRRVLDVACGTGVDSIMLVEEGFNMVSVDASDKMLKYALKSRWERRKEAAFDQWVIEEANWLTLPEDIQKPGDGFDAVICLGNSFAHLPDFKGDQSDQKLALQNIASMVRPGGILIIDHRNYDYILETGRAPQGKNIYYKSDLTQDISTSVLWVNNKPHMITLDYTIHVPKAVLHNLPEVSKFRLSYYPHCLESFKSLLKEAFHSKMEHSVYGDFKTYVPEQTQAPCYFIHVCKKTA, from the exons ATGTCTGTGGACAGCGTGTTCAGGACCCGATCTCTCGGGGTGGCCGCTGAGGGTCTTCCTGATCAGTATGCCGACGGCAAAGCAGCCAAAGTGTGGGAGCTGTACATCGGAGACACGCAGAGCAGGACGCAGGAATACAAAAGCTGGGTGGTGTCTTTGCTCAAAGAACACGGGGTGCGGAGAGTGCTGGACGTGGCGTGCGGAACTGG agTTGACTCCATCATGTTGGTGGAGGAGGGTTTTAATATGGTGAGCGTGGATGCCAGCGATAAAATGCTTAAGTATGCACTTAAGTCAAGATGGGAGAGACGAAAAGAAGCAGCTTTTGACCAGTGGG TTATTGAAGAGGCCAACTGGTTGACGTTACCAGAAGATATTCAGAAACCAGGGGATGGCTTTGATGCTGTTATCTGCCTGGGCAACTCATTTGCCCACTTACCGGACTTTAAAG GGGACCAGAGTGACCAAAAGTTGGCCCTACAGAACATTGCTAGTATGGTCAGACCGGGTGGCATCCTGATCATCGACCACCGCAACTATGACTACATCCTGGAGACTGGCCGGGCACCACAAGGCAAAAACATCTACTATAAG agtgaTCTAACTCAGGACATCTCCACCTCTGTGCTGTGGGTCAACAATAAGCCCCATATGATCACTCTGGATTACACCATCCATGTTCCAAAGGCCGTGCTCCACAATCTTCCTGAAGTCAG TAAATTCCGTCTGTCCTATTATCCTCATTGCCTGGAAAGCTTCAAAAGTTTGCTGAAAGAGGCCTTCCACAGCAAAATGGAGCACAGTGTCTACGGGGATTTTAAGACATATGTCCCTGAGCAGACCCAGGCCCCGTGCTACTTCATCCATGTCTGTAAGAAGACAGCTTGA
- the LOC132993438 gene encoding thrombomodulin produces MTYLQLTVFLPVKIVFFFLETGFCQEQVGTCRPFCTGSECISLNQERVDFKTAKEACHERNGELMTFQTETDENILNILVQELYGNFWIGLCLPDGACSNLSAPLRGYEWTSGSKSSFIPSVCTWNDSFRVCSQHCVSLSNNRRLMERLCTEMTDGYLCKMKHKDSCKMQKISDRSVFKSSKGCSVGPCQHVCKEVQGGYRCFCFEGYIQDSNDPRQCKMYCGQEKCPAICEKDTCSCPDGYLLLTENVCEDINECSMDWCAQDCKNTFGSFVCSCREGYVLKDQVKCIKAAYDKDLLVTTPIAIGSAKPAANNNTSKDSSVAAGGFLWIWILLVLAVVGFVIVIRFYAVKHQRGREQNLNQASMTPEDNIEC; encoded by the coding sequence ATGACCTACTTGCAACTGACAGTGTTTTTGCCAGTgaagattgttttcttttttcttgagACAGGGTTTTGCCAGGAGCAGGTAGGCACATGTAGACCTTTTTGTACTGGGAGTGAGTGCATTTCTTTAAACCAAGAAAGGGTGGACTTTAAAACAGCCAAGGAAGCTTGCCATGAAAGGAATGGAGAACTGATGACATTTCAGACTGAGACAGATGAGAACATCCTCAACATATTGGTTCAAGAATTGTATGGAAACTTCTGGATCGGACTCTGTTTACCAGATGGCGCCTGCAGCAACCTATCAGCTCCACTAAGAGGTTATGAGTGGACCTCTGGTAGTAAAAGCAGCTTTATTCCATCTGTCTGTACCTGGAATGACAGTTTTAGAGTCTGCTCCCAacactgtgtgtctctttctaaTAACCGAAGGTTGATGGAGAGGTTGTGCACTGAAATGACTGATGGGTATCTAtgcaaaatgaagcacaaaGATTCAtgcaaaatgcagaaaatatcAGATCGATCTGTTTTCAAAAGCTCTAAAGGCTGCTCGGTTGGCCCTTGTCAACACGTCTGCAAAGAAGTACAAGGCGGGTATAGATGTTTTTGTTTCGAGGGATATATCCAGGACAGCAATGACCCCAGGCAATGCAAAATGTATTGTGGACAAGAGAAATGTCCTGCAATATGTGAGAAAGACACATGTTCCTGTCCTGACGGATATCTTCTTCTGACGGAGAACGTTTGTGAGGACATTAATGAATGTTCAATGGACTGGTGTGCTCAAGATTGTAAAAATACTTTTGGAAGTTTTGTTTGTTCCTGTCGAGAAGGATATGTACTGAAAGATCAAGTCAAATGCATCAAAGCAGCGTACGATAAAGATCTTTTGGTCACAACTCCTATCGCCATAGGATCTGCCAAACCAGCTGCCAATAATAATACGTCTAAGGATTcttctgttgctgctggtgGTTTCCTCTGGATATGGATTTTACTAGTTTTGGCTGTAGTTGGGTTTGTTATTGTCATTAGGTTCTATGCAGTTAAGCATCAGAGGGGCAGAGAACAGAACTTAAATCAAGCATCTATGACCCCTGAGGACAATATAGAGTGTTGA
- the LOC132993186 gene encoding complement component C1q receptor, with protein sequence MLKAIMLLVFVLQLMRSFEGLSGAEHETLCGSDVCFTLNMDRVNFEMAKQSCVHNGGYLMTIRDKEEEDMLRSLLLQVERRQDRIPTFWIGLKLRRGDCVLADKTLKGFKWISGKEESHYSNWEREPVPTCTEERCVSIHYSSLGQKHLKWTDGACRSPAFYVCKFYFKGMCKPLDAGLGQITYTAPFSTEPQRSEMQLLPLGTYAEIKCSDQQSHISMCKDQIYGWTVAGPFCKTGKRNCMINNGECEHLCRQDAGEVQCSCKEGYNLDKDGLTCSMKDLCSVDTCEHHCVMGESGYSCKCQDGFIVNVNQHNCSDIDECQSQICEHHVCINSPGSYTCLCKEGYKMVQGFHTETNGSTCVPDITKTSTASSGNQTVTKEHFTDVLTSPTDEPQHQYHHTKTPFSGLVNVTYSDQQSNTSLVTSLSKTVYSRVIICVLGSLIPLLLLVAMTVAIAIFRCSHSQKEAKKNTTTDGYCWVSSGFDPRLEKLYESILTDDL encoded by the exons ATGTTGAAGGCAATAATGTTGTTGGTTTTTGTACTCCAGCTAATGAGAAGCTTTGAAGGTTTATCAGGAGCGGAACATGAGACGCTGTGTGGCTCCGATGTCTGCTTCACACTGAATATGGACAGGGTCAACTTTGAAATGGCTAAGCAGAGCTGTGTCCACAACGGAGGTTATCTGATGACCAtcagagacaaagaagaagaagacatgctGCGCTCACTCCTCTTACAGGTCGAAAGACGTCAGGACAGGATACCTACATTTTGGATTGGATTAAAACTGCGCAGAGGGGACTGTGTGTTGGCAGATAAGACTCTCAAAGGGTTTAAGTGGATATCTGGGAAGGAAGAATCCCACTACTCCAACTGGGAAAGAGAACCTGTTCCCACATGCACAGAGGAAAGATGTGTGAGCATTCATTACTCTTCATTAggtcaaaaacatttgaaatggacTGATGGAGCTTGCAGAAGCCCTGCCTTTTATGTGtgtaagttttattttaagggAATGTGTAAACCTTTGGATGCGGGGCTTGGACAAATCACCTACACAGCACCCTTCTCAACTGAGCCACAAAGAAGTGAAATGCAGTTACTTCCACTTGGAACATATGCTGAAATTAAATGCAGTGACCAACAGTCTCACATCTCCATGTGCAAAGACCAGATATATGGTTGGACAGTCGCTGGTCCATTTTGCAAAACCGGAAAGCGAAATTGCATGATCAACAATGGTGAATGTGAACATTTGTGCCGTCAGGATGCAGGTGAGGTTCAATGCAGTTGTAAAGAAGGTTACAACCTGGACAAAGACGGACTTACTTGCAGCATGAAAGACCTGTGTAGCGTTGACACCTGTGAGCATCACTGTGTAATGGGGGAGTCTGGATATTCTTGCAAATGTCAAGATGGCTTTATAGTGAATGTAAACCAGCACAACTGCTCTGACATTGATGAGTGCCAGTCACAGATCTGTGAGCACCATGTCTGCATAAATAGTCCTGGCagttacacctgtctgtgtaAAGAGGGTTACAAAATGGTTCAGG GCTTCCACACGGAGACCAATGGATCTACTTGTGTTCCAGACATAACAAAGACATCAACTGCTTCATCAGGTAACCAAACTGTAACAAAGGAACACTTCACAGATGTTTTAACCAGTCCCACAGATGAACCCCAACACCAGTACCACCACACTAAGACACCATTTTCAGGCCTTGTCAATGTCACATACAGTGATCAGCAGAGCAACACATCCTTAGTGACAAGTTTATCTAAGACAGTTTATTCCAGGGTGATCATTTGTGTCCTTGGTTCACTCATTCCTTTGCTTCTTTTGGTCGCAATGACTGTAGCTATTGCAATTTTTAGATGCAGTCACTCGCAAAAAGAAGCCAAGAAAAATACAACTACAGATGGCTATTGTTGGGTATCCTCTGGTTTTGATCCACGTTTAGAGAAACTATATGAGTCTATTCTGACTGATGACCTATGA